The proteins below are encoded in one region of Deltaproteobacteria bacterium:
- the lexA gene encoding transcriptional repressor LexA, which yields MENLSSKQSRVLRFLMDFNAKYGFPPTIRELCDHFGFKSLNTAHFHLRSLKKKGYIHIHPGKGRGITLPEARRLPERKIPVVGRIAAGLPILALENIEDFLGIDKGFFCTEKSFAVQVKGDSMVDAHIQDGDYVIIRIQNQAQNGDIVAALIDDEVTLKYFYRRKRQIRLESANPKYPPLIFNKGDTRSFRILGVMAGLVRKRQ from the coding sequence ATGGAAAACCTATCCAGCAAGCAATCGCGGGTATTGAGATTCCTCATGGACTTCAATGCAAAGTACGGGTTTCCGCCAACCATCAGGGAGCTTTGCGATCACTTTGGCTTTAAATCTCTCAATACCGCCCATTTTCACCTGCGGTCCCTGAAAAAGAAGGGCTATATCCACATTCATCCGGGAAAGGGGCGAGGGATTACCCTGCCCGAAGCACGGCGGCTGCCTGAGAGAAAAATTCCGGTTGTGGGCCGGATTGCAGCAGGCTTGCCTATTTTAGCCCTTGAAAACATCGAAGACTTTTTGGGTATTGATAAGGGCTTTTTTTGCACTGAAAAAAGCTTTGCCGTTCAAGTAAAGGGAGACTCCATGGTGGATGCCCATATTCAAGACGGAGATTATGTCATTATTAGGATACAGAATCAGGCCCAAAACGGGGATATCGTAGCCGCCCTTATTGATGACGAGGTGACCCTGAAATATTTTTACCGGCGCAAGCGCCAGATCAGACTGGAATCGGCCAATCCCAAATACCCTCCCCTGATCTTCAACAAGGGGGATACCCGCTCTTTTAGAATCCTCGGGGTGATGGCGGGACTGGTAAGAAAAAGGCAATAA